From a single Rodentibacter sp. JRC1 genomic region:
- the hemB gene encoding porphobilinogen synthase, giving the protein MTQQIFTGFPTRRLRRLRKHNFSRRLVAENKLTVDDLIYPVFILEGENYRESVPSMPGVERLTLDQLLIEAELLVKYGVPVVALFPVIEQDKKSLMAEEAYNPKGLVQRAICALKTKYPELGVLTDVALDPYTIHGQDGIIDESGYVLNDITTDILIKQALSHAEAGADIVAPSDMMDGRIGRIRQALEEKGFVNTQIMAYSAKYASNYYGPFRDAVGSSGNLKGGDKKTYQLDPANGDEGLQEVALDLQEGADMVMVKPGMPYLDMVYRVKKHFGVPTFAYQVSGEYAMHMAAIQNGWLKEKECIMESLLCFKRAGADGILTYFAKQVAEWLYLENKNK; this is encoded by the coding sequence ATGACCCAACAAATTTTTACCGGATTCCCGACCCGCCGTTTACGCCGTTTACGCAAACATAATTTTAGTCGCCGTTTGGTTGCGGAAAACAAACTGACGGTAGATGATTTAATTTATCCTGTCTTTATTTTAGAAGGTGAAAATTATCGGGAATCCGTGCCTTCTATGCCGGGCGTAGAACGTTTAACTCTCGATCAATTACTCATTGAAGCCGAACTTTTGGTGAAATATGGTGTGCCGGTGGTCGCTCTGTTTCCTGTCATTGAACAGGATAAAAAATCTTTGATGGCGGAAGAGGCCTATAATCCTAAAGGTTTGGTTCAGCGAGCGATTTGCGCGTTAAAAACTAAGTATCCCGAATTAGGAGTATTGACGGACGTGGCGCTCGATCCTTATACGATTCACGGTCAGGACGGTATTATTGATGAAAGCGGCTATGTATTAAATGACATCACGACCGATATTCTTATCAAACAAGCGCTTTCCCACGCAGAAGCAGGGGCGGATATTGTCGCGCCGAGCGATATGATGGACGGACGTATCGGGCGTATTCGTCAGGCTTTGGAAGAAAAAGGTTTCGTTAATACGCAAATTATGGCGTATTCTGCAAAATACGCCTCTAACTATTACGGACCTTTCCGTGATGCGGTTGGATCATCGGGCAATCTAAAAGGTGGCGATAAGAAAACCTATCAGCTTGATCCGGCAAACGGTGATGAGGGCTTACAAGAAGTTGCACTGGATTTACAGGAAGGGGCGGATATGGTGATGGTAAAACCGGGAATGCCGTATTTGGATATGGTCTATCGAGTGAAAAAACATTTCGGTGTGCCGACTTTTGCTTATCAAGTATCAGGCGAATATGCAATGCATATGGCGGCAATTCAAAACGGTTGGTTGAAGGAAAAAGAATGTATTATGGAATCCTTGCTTTGTTTTAAACGGGCTGGGGCAGATGGTATCTTGACTTATTTCGCAAAACAGGTGGCGGAATGGTTGTATTTGGAA